The proteins below are encoded in one region of bacterium:
- a CDS encoding transglycosylase family protein translates to MTRHRSWSRYGALAVAFALAAGMAGSSAGGQAPDERDARITELEMLVADRDTLIAAQESLLNDYRCLFDIDTQLVPNGCPEQARPTPAPTASPIPTASPAGTPTATAIATPTATATPAPTNLPDPTIPAGTTEEQWEQLRQCNANGNYQHANPNGINFGAYEFRQSSWDDLARRNYPHLIGVNPRDASPADQNRMAYALYEERGWAPWPSCGPSPQPGDTTSTDPTELPPIPAGTTQAQWDHLIQCESGGNYRAHNPAGPYLGAFQFHQPTWDGVAGRHYPHLVGVDPRDAAPADQHRMAYALWGERGWQPWPHCGAPFRSS, encoded by the coding sequence ATGACCAGACATCGAAGCTGGTCCCGTTATGGGGCGTTGGCCGTGGCTTTCGCTCTTGCCGCTGGGATGGCTGGCTCTTCGGCGGGCGGACAAGCACCCGATGAGCGGGATGCGAGAATCACCGAGCTGGAAATGCTGGTCGCCGACAGAGATACGCTGATCGCGGCCCAGGAGTCGCTGTTGAACGACTACCGATGCCTGTTCGACATCGACACACAGCTGGTGCCCAATGGCTGCCCTGAACAGGCCCGACCCACACCTGCACCGACCGCCTCGCCTATCCCGACTGCATCACCTGCAGGCACTCCTACCGCCACTGCAATTGCAACCCCGACAGCTACTGCAACCCCGGCTCCGACCAACTTGCCTGACCCGACCATCCCCGCGGGTACTACAGAGGAGCAGTGGGAACAACTCCGCCAGTGCAATGCCAACGGGAACTACCAGCACGCCAACCCCAACGGAATCAACTTCGGTGCCTACGAGTTCAGACAATCAAGCTGGGACGACCTAGCCCGCCGCAACTACCCCCACCTGATCGGCGTCAATCCCCGGGATGCCTCCCCCGCCGATCAAAACCGCATGGCCTACGCCCTCTACGAGGAGCGGGGTTGGGCACCGTGGCCCAGCTGCGGACCATCGCCCCAGCCAGGGGACACCACGTCGACGGACCCCACTGAATTGCCCCCGATCCCCGCAGGTACCACCCAAGCGCAGTGGGACCACCTCATCCAATGCGAATCGGGCGGCAACTACCGGGCCCACAACCCCGCGGGGCCATACCTGGGCGCCTTTCAGTTCCACCAGCCAACTTGGGACGGGGTGGCCGGTCGACACTACCCCCACCTTGTTGGGGTAGACCCCCGAGATGCCGCCCCCGCCGACCAACACCGCATGGCCTATGCCCTCTGGGGGGAGCGGGGATGGCAGCCTTGGCCCCACTGCGGCGCGCCATTCCGGTCGTCCTAG
- a CDS encoding TIGR03564 family F420-dependent LLM class oxidoreductase: MAAEGTGDPPVPGMSGPPGLDEITENAQRFEALGLDTAWIANIEIDAVTASAVVGTATTRIEIATGVTPTPMRHPFALAQQAATAQAACGGRFTLGIGLCHQGMVENLMGLSYARPARQMREYLEIAGPMLRGEGMNYEGEIYTTRWRGLSHAPPTEIIVAAMGPIMLGHAGRLARGTFVWATGLNTLADYVVPTINAAAEAAGRPAPRVAAGFPISVTDDAQAGYEAAARTFAHYKDIPSYRGMLDREGKPGVEDLAITGNEAAVAAQLERIRDTGTTDFVAFIYDTDDQSRARTEALLGELSGNS, translated from the coding sequence ATGGCGGCTGAGGGCACGGGCGATCCGCCGGTGCCGGGGATGAGCGGACCTCCGGGGCTGGACGAGATCACCGAGAACGCTCAGCGGTTCGAGGCGCTGGGGCTGGACACGGCATGGATTGCCAACATCGAGATCGACGCCGTTACCGCATCGGCAGTGGTGGGCACTGCCACCACGCGCATTGAGATCGCCACCGGGGTGACCCCCACCCCCATGCGCCACCCCTTCGCTTTGGCCCAGCAGGCCGCCACCGCCCAGGCCGCCTGCGGCGGGCGTTTCACCCTGGGCATCGGCCTGTGCCACCAGGGGATGGTGGAGAACCTGATGGGCCTGTCCTACGCCCGCCCCGCCCGTCAGATGAGGGAATACTTGGAGATCGCCGGCCCCATGCTGCGAGGCGAGGGCATGAACTACGAGGGCGAGATCTACACCACTCGGTGGCGGGGCCTGTCGCATGCGCCTCCCACGGAGATCATCGTGGCCGCCATGGGGCCGATCATGCTGGGCCACGCCGGACGGCTGGCCCGCGGCACCTTCGTGTGGGCCACCGGACTCAACACGCTGGCCGACTACGTGGTGCCAACCATCAACGCCGCCGCTGAAGCCGCCGGACGGCCTGCGCCGAGGGTGGCGGCTGGATTCCCGATCTCGGTGACCGACGACGCCCAAGCCGGCTATGAGGCTGCGGCCCGGACCTTTGCCCACTACAAGGACATCCCCTCCTACCGGGGCATGCTCGACCGAGAGGGCAAACCCGGCGTTGAAGATCTGGCCATCACCGGCAACGAAGCCGCGGTTGCCGCCCAGCTGGAGCGGATCCGCGACACCGGCACAACCGACTTCGTCGCCTTCATCTACGACACCGACGACCAATCCCGAGCCCGCACTGAGGCTCTACTGGGAGAACTGTCCGGAAACAGCTGA
- a CDS encoding xanthine dehydrogenase family protein molybdopterin-binding subunit, translated as MRFIGSSVPRREDPRLLAGAGRFVDDINRPDMLEAVFVRSPVAHGRLVSVDADAALDTEGVVAVLTAEDLAQCCSPMGLGTAGPLIVPAHLPLADEKVRFAGDPVALVIATSRAAAEDGADAVEIDIEPLSPVTGAAAMGENAAAVWDEAPDNVLWSGGEVWGDPDEAFASAAHVISETLTQHRHTCVPLETRGGVAEYDPSAGNLRYEVSHQNPHALRVHLSAILGLPAAQLRVTCDSIGGSFGLKSNPTREDVAVCAAARLLGRPVRWMEDRAENLVAGGHAREEQVSVEAALDENGVVIGLRADLVMDHGAYPFLNLPMSLFANIIKVLLPGTLRVRHYQFRGSVVATNKASFVAYRGPWEIECWVRERLMDLIARRLELDPLEVRRRNYMGDDQFPGAMLTGPTLDFMTINQTLDRAVELAYYQGFRAAQAEARSEGRHLGIGLCTYLEPGPGPTNYGQALGFTYEQRSMQRARVKLEPDGSVTAFTSQQPHGQSHETTLSQVVADELGVPIDNVRVVCGDTDQVPFNMVGTGGSRAATLGAGAAQGAARIVRHKLLAVVAGLLEANPDDLEIVDGVVSVRGSPDRSKTVAEVARLSYMAPFTLDDALGDGFDASFDFETPAGGWTQSTHVCWVELDPGTGLVTVPRYLVVEDCGEMINPAVVEGQIRGGVAQGIGSVLLERIVYDDSGQCTTSTFMDYLLPTAAEIPRIDIEHLEGPSQGDVPWRGVGEGGAIGAPAAVCNAIEDALVPWSVEITEQHLPPSRILELIAPTSEPAAGDH; from the coding sequence ATGCGGTTCATCGGCTCCAGTGTTCCCCGACGGGAGGATCCCCGACTGCTGGCCGGCGCGGGTCGGTTTGTCGACGACATCAACCGTCCCGACATGCTGGAAGCGGTGTTCGTGCGCAGTCCAGTGGCCCACGGGCGACTGGTTTCTGTCGACGCCGATGCCGCTCTGGATACCGAAGGCGTCGTAGCCGTGCTGACTGCCGAGGATCTCGCCCAGTGCTGCTCCCCCATGGGACTGGGCACAGCCGGACCGCTGATCGTGCCCGCTCATCTGCCATTGGCCGATGAGAAGGTGCGTTTCGCGGGCGATCCGGTCGCGTTGGTGATTGCCACCAGCCGGGCCGCGGCTGAAGACGGCGCCGATGCGGTGGAGATCGACATCGAGCCGCTGTCCCCGGTGACCGGTGCCGCCGCGATGGGCGAGAACGCCGCCGCCGTTTGGGATGAAGCCCCCGACAACGTGCTGTGGTCGGGAGGGGAGGTGTGGGGCGACCCCGACGAGGCCTTCGCATCGGCCGCCCATGTCATATCCGAGACGCTCACCCAGCACCGCCACACCTGCGTCCCCCTAGAGACCCGGGGCGGGGTGGCCGAGTACGACCCTTCTGCCGGCAACCTCCGCTACGAGGTGTCCCATCAGAACCCCCACGCGTTACGGGTACACCTGTCGGCCATCTTGGGGCTGCCGGCCGCGCAGTTGCGGGTGACCTGCGACAGCATCGGCGGGTCGTTCGGCCTGAAGTCCAACCCCACACGGGAGGACGTTGCAGTGTGCGCAGCCGCTCGCCTGCTGGGCCGGCCAGTGCGCTGGATGGAGGATCGAGCCGAGAATCTAGTGGCCGGCGGCCACGCCCGCGAAGAGCAGGTGAGCGTGGAGGCCGCACTCGATGAAAACGGAGTGGTGATCGGCTTGCGAGCCGATCTGGTGATGGACCACGGTGCCTATCCGTTCTTGAATCTTCCGATGTCGCTGTTCGCCAACATCATCAAGGTGCTGCTGCCCGGCACCTTGCGGGTGCGCCACTACCAGTTCCGCGGTTCGGTGGTGGCCACCAACAAGGCATCTTTCGTGGCCTACCGGGGGCCGTGGGAGATCGAGTGCTGGGTGCGGGAGCGCCTCATGGACCTCATCGCCCGCCGGCTCGAACTCGACCCTCTGGAGGTACGACGCCGCAACTACATGGGCGACGACCAGTTCCCCGGCGCCATGCTCACCGGCCCCACCCTGGATTTCATGACCATCAACCAAACCCTGGACCGAGCGGTGGAGCTGGCCTACTACCAGGGCTTTCGGGCCGCCCAGGCTGAAGCCCGATCAGAGGGGCGCCATCTGGGCATCGGCCTATGCACCTACTTGGAACCCGGTCCCGGCCCCACCAACTACGGCCAGGCGCTGGGCTTCACCTACGAGCAGCGATCGATGCAGCGGGCTCGGGTGAAACTAGAACCCGACGGCTCGGTGACCGCTTTCACCAGCCAGCAGCCCCACGGCCAGAGCCACGAGACCACCCTGTCGCAGGTGGTGGCCGACGAGCTGGGGGTGCCCATCGACAACGTACGGGTGGTGTGCGGGGACACCGACCAGGTGCCTTTCAACATGGTGGGCACCGGCGGGAGCCGGGCGGCCACGCTGGGCGCCGGAGCGGCCCAGGGCGCGGCCCGAATCGTGCGCCACAAGCTGCTGGCGGTGGTGGCCGGGCTGCTGGAGGCCAACCCCGATGATCTAGAGATCGTCGACGGGGTGGTGTCCGTGCGGGGATCGCCCGACCGCTCCAAGACCGTCGCCGAGGTGGCCCGGCTGTCGTACATGGCCCCGTTCACCCTGGACGACGCACTGGGCGACGGCTTCGACGCATCGTTCGACTTTGAGACCCCCGCCGGAGGGTGGACCCAGTCGACCCACGTGTGCTGGGTGGAACTGGACCCCGGCACCGGGCTGGTAACCGTGCCCCGCTATCTGGTGGTGGAGGACTGCGGAGAGATGATCAACCCCGCGGTGGTGGAGGGCCAGATCCGGGGCGGGGTGGCACAGGGAATCGGCAGCGTGCTGCTCGAGCGCATCGTCTACGACGACAGCGGGCAGTGTACCACATCCACATTCATGGACTACCTGCTGCCCACCGCAGCCGAAATCCCCCGCATCGACATCGAGCACCTCGAAGGACCCTCCCAGGGCGATGTGCCCTGGCGGGGAGTGGGCGAGGGCGGGGCCATCGGCGCCCCTGCCGCCGTGTGCAACGCCATCGAAGACGCCCTCGTCCCCTGGAGCGTCGAGATCACCGAGCAACACCTCCCCCCCAGTCGCATCCTCGAGCTGATCGCTCCCACTTCTGAGCCCGCCGCAGGCGACCACTAG
- a CDS encoding amidohydrolase family protein, giving the protein MVASTAESGIEIPPIISVDDHVIEPPHVWQSRLPSRYADIGPRVVTAPCEISYVGGVFSWTEGTGRPTAYWYYEDLHYPMVRTHSAVTFPRDELQMVGITFEEMQPGAWQVEPRLGDMDIGHVDASLCFPSFPRFCGQAFAEASDMDLALLCVQAYNDWMVEEWCGPSGGRLIPLCLIPLWDEELAAAEVRRNAERGVRAVCFSEIPPNLGLPSIHSGYWDPFFAACEETATVVCMHIGSSSKMVSTSPDAPGAVGSALVHSNATYSLVDFLMSGVFVRFPGLKVAYSEGQMGWLPYILDRVDVVWKENAAWGGVADKVPEPPSTYYRDHVFVCFFDDKVGLANIDAIGLETITTETDYPHSDSTWPHSKELLASQMEHLTQPEVDAICRDNAIRMLGLNLPTAAELRDRAAV; this is encoded by the coding sequence ATGGTTGCGTCGACTGCCGAGTCGGGGATCGAGATTCCCCCCATCATCTCGGTGGACGACCACGTCATCGAGCCGCCCCATGTCTGGCAGTCGCGGCTGCCGTCCCGCTATGCCGACATCGGCCCTCGAGTGGTGACTGCTCCGTGCGAGATCTCCTACGTGGGTGGCGTGTTCTCGTGGACTGAGGGCACAGGACGGCCCACCGCATATTGGTATTACGAGGATCTCCACTATCCGATGGTCCGCACCCACTCGGCGGTGACCTTTCCCCGCGATGAGCTCCAGATGGTGGGCATCACCTTCGAGGAGATGCAGCCCGGTGCCTGGCAGGTTGAGCCCCGGTTGGGCGACATGGACATCGGCCATGTGGATGCCTCGTTGTGCTTCCCGTCGTTCCCCCGGTTCTGCGGCCAGGCGTTCGCCGAGGCCTCCGACATGGACCTGGCCCTGCTGTGCGTGCAGGCCTACAACGACTGGATGGTGGAGGAGTGGTGCGGCCCCTCCGGAGGGCGGCTGATCCCGCTGTGCCTCATCCCGCTGTGGGATGAGGAGTTGGCCGCAGCCGAGGTCCGGCGCAACGCCGAGCGGGGAGTGCGAGCGGTGTGCTTCTCGGAGATCCCGCCCAATCTGGGTCTGCCGTCGATCCACTCCGGCTACTGGGACCCGTTCTTCGCCGCTTGCGAGGAGACGGCCACCGTGGTGTGCATGCACATCGGGTCGTCTTCCAAAATGGTGTCCACCTCGCCCGACGCCCCCGGTGCGGTGGGCTCGGCGCTGGTCCACTCCAACGCCACCTACTCGCTGGTGGACTTTCTCATGTCGGGCGTGTTCGTCCGATTCCCCGGCCTCAAGGTGGCCTACTCAGAAGGCCAGATGGGCTGGCTCCCCTACATCTTGGACCGGGTAGACGTGGTGTGGAAGGAGAACGCCGCCTGGGGCGGGGTGGCCGACAAGGTACCTGAGCCGCCGTCCACCTACTACCGCGACCATGTGTTCGTGTGCTTCTTCGACGACAAGGTGGGTCTGGCCAACATCGACGCCATCGGCCTGGAGACCATCACCACCGAGACCGACTATCCCCATTCCGATTCGACCTGGCCGCACTCCAAGGAACTGCTGGCCTCGCAGATGGAGCACCTGACCCAGCCCGAGGTTGACGCCATCTGCCGGGACAACGCCATTCGGATGCTGGGGCTCAACCTGCCCACCGCCGCCGAGCTGCGGGACAGAGCAGCGGTTTGA
- a CDS encoding TauD/TfdA family dioxygenase produces the protein MSLTINPLDAPLGAEVAGYDFATPPDSQTAAELLAAVDEHLLLLFRNPEPPTPAQVTSFCESFGPLRPTLADKSRLPGFPGINRVSNVDVDGVVGTGGTDVVTYHSDLSFTPPLIEFLYLDAVMLPSSGGTTKWLNLVAAYQDLDDNTKARIDDIGVVYRLRDGLDFGSYFKATDGESLLADRTCISLVQTNPRSGRRSVWPNTGPDFAADVEGHGPDEGTALLAELFAHCTQDRYVYEHHWAVGEAVFWLNTQTMHQREAFPPDQVRELRHVNILGHTDPRQVA, from the coding sequence ATGAGCCTGACCATCAACCCACTGGACGCCCCTCTGGGCGCGGAGGTGGCCGGATACGACTTCGCTACCCCCCCGGACTCACAAACTGCTGCTGAACTACTGGCCGCAGTGGACGAACACCTACTCCTTCTGTTCCGCAACCCCGAGCCCCCCACCCCCGCTCAAGTGACCAGCTTCTGTGAGTCATTCGGCCCCCTGCGGCCCACATTGGCCGACAAGTCCCGCCTACCTGGATTCCCCGGTATCAACCGGGTGTCCAACGTGGACGTCGACGGGGTGGTCGGCACCGGAGGCACCGACGTGGTGACCTACCACTCCGACCTCAGCTTCACCCCTCCGCTCATCGAGTTCCTCTACCTAGATGCGGTGATGCTTCCGTCATCGGGCGGGACCACCAAATGGCTGAACCTGGTAGCCGCCTACCAAGACCTCGACGACAACACCAAGGCCCGTATCGATGACATCGGCGTCGTTTATCGGCTGCGCGACGGGTTGGACTTCGGAAGCTACTTCAAAGCCACCGACGGCGAGTCGCTGCTGGCCGACCGCACCTGCATCTCCCTGGTGCAGACCAATCCCCGCAGCGGCCGCCGCAGCGTGTGGCCCAACACCGGCCCTGATTTTGCCGCCGACGTCGAGGGCCACGGCCCCGATGAGGGCACCGCCCTGCTGGCCGAACTCTTCGCCCACTGCACGCAAGACCGCTACGTCTACGAGCACCACTGGGCCGTCGGTGAGGCCGTCTTCTGGCTCAATACCCAGACCATGCACCAACGAGAGGCCTTCCCGCCTGACCAAGTACGCGAGCTCCGCCACGTCAACATCCTCGGCCACACCGACCCTCGCCAAGTGGCGTAG